The following proteins are encoded in a genomic region of Catellatospora sp. TT07R-123:
- a CDS encoding tyrosine-protein phosphatase, whose amino-acid sequence MTGEMLDFTGTVFNFRDAGGVPTADGAAVRPGLLYRSDALCDLAEADREAYAALGIRTVVDLRKQVELDRYGRAPEWACERWHNVPLNNPMWRHEDYSPADGVAAFLVERYHEAARHAADDIVRAVRILADPGCGPAVVHCWGGRDRTGVVIALVLALCGVADADIAADYHRTEQGTARFLAWRDEHRPGKPPLEPYLAGTPAEAMLTFLTQLRGHHGSIEAYLLGAGLPEADLAALRARLRTAV is encoded by the coding sequence ATGACCGGCGAGATGCTCGATTTCACGGGTACGGTCTTCAACTTCCGCGACGCGGGCGGCGTCCCCACCGCCGACGGGGCCGCGGTGCGCCCCGGGCTGCTGTACCGCTCCGACGCGCTGTGCGACCTGGCGGAGGCCGACCGGGAGGCGTACGCCGCGCTGGGCATCCGAACCGTCGTCGACCTGCGCAAGCAGGTCGAGCTGGACCGCTACGGGCGGGCGCCGGAGTGGGCCTGCGAGCGCTGGCACAACGTGCCGCTGAACAACCCGATGTGGCGGCACGAGGACTACTCCCCCGCCGACGGCGTGGCCGCGTTCCTGGTCGAGCGCTACCACGAGGCGGCCCGGCACGCCGCCGACGACATCGTGCGCGCCGTGCGCATCCTGGCCGATCCCGGCTGCGGCCCGGCGGTGGTGCACTGCTGGGGCGGGCGCGACCGGACCGGTGTGGTGATCGCGCTGGTGCTGGCGCTGTGCGGGGTCGCCGACGCCGACATCGCCGCCGACTACCACCGCACCGAGCAGGGCACGGCCCGCTTCCTGGCCTGGCGCGACGAGCACCGGCCGGGAAAGCCGCCGCTGGAGCCGTACCTGGCCGGCACCCCCGCCGAGGCGATGCTGACCTTCCTGACGCAGCTGCGCGGTCACCACGGCTCGATCGAGGCCTACCTGCTCGGCGCGGGCCTGCCCGAGGCCGACCTCGCGGCCCTGCGCGCCCGCCTGCGCACCGCCGTCTGA
- a CDS encoding tetratricopeptide repeat protein — MGDRLRGLWDFGDLDTTWQRLSARLDSEPGDTGRAEVLTQLARVHGLRGEFAAGDELVDRAEALAGSVPVVRARVWLERGRLRRSGGDPAAALPLFLGAYEAARADADASAPFVAVDAAHMVALVQPEAADRRAWTRTALEQARSSADAEVRRWQGSLLNNLGWDLLEAGEPDAALDAFRQALAQRLAHPDSPALVPIARYAVAKALRLLGRPAEALPELETAVAESAAPDGWLYEELALSYALAGRDADAAAPARQALELLPGCDPAFAADSARTDPLHRLAGR, encoded by the coding sequence ATGGGAGACCGGCTGCGGGGGCTGTGGGACTTCGGCGATCTCGACACCACGTGGCAGCGGTTGTCGGCCCGGCTCGACAGCGAGCCGGGCGACACCGGCCGTGCGGAGGTGCTGACCCAGCTGGCCCGGGTGCACGGGCTGCGCGGTGAGTTCGCCGCCGGCGACGAGCTGGTCGACCGGGCGGAGGCCCTGGCCGGGTCGGTGCCGGTGGTGCGGGCGCGGGTCTGGCTGGAGCGCGGGCGGCTGCGGCGCAGCGGTGGCGACCCGGCCGCGGCGCTGCCGCTGTTCCTGGGGGCGTACGAGGCGGCGCGGGCCGACGCCGACGCCTCGGCCCCGTTCGTGGCCGTCGACGCCGCGCACATGGTGGCACTGGTGCAGCCCGAGGCCGCCGACCGGCGCGCGTGGACGCGCACGGCACTGGAGCAGGCCCGGTCCTCCGCCGACGCCGAGGTGCGCCGCTGGCAGGGCTCGCTGCTCAACAACCTGGGCTGGGACCTGCTGGAGGCCGGCGAGCCCGACGCGGCGCTGGACGCGTTCCGCCAGGCGCTGGCGCAGCGCCTGGCCCACCCGGACTCCCCCGCCCTGGTCCCGATCGCCCGGTACGCCGTGGCGAAGGCGCTGCGGCTGCTGGGCCGCCCGGCCGAGGCGCTGCCGGAGCTGGAGACGGCCGTCGCCGAGTCGGCGGCCCCGGACGGCTGGCTCTACGAGGAACTGGCTCTGTCGTACGCCCTGGCGGGCCGCGACGCCGACGCGGCCGCACCGGCCCGCCAGGCGCTGGAGCTGCTGCCCGGCTGCGACCCCGCGTTCGCCGCCGACTCCGCCCGCACGGATCCCCTCCACCGCCTGGCCGGGCGGTAG
- a CDS encoding VOC family protein translates to MRVRGYAPATPCWAEYAAADVAGATAFYAAMFGWEPGEVFSLDGRAVAGIRPGTPGRPSAWLGYVSVVSADDAAVTVADAGGAVLAGPSDIGPRGRTALCADAEGAVFGLWQKGSFGGAELANEPDTQCWTEVVARDESAAVSFYGKAFGWSERKGEIVEGVPYIEWLKESRTVGGLSVMDARYPLDAPAHWRVTFEVSDCARAVARCRELGGQVLTGPLEMPVGNYAILADPQGGMFAIIELSELVLETMGR, encoded by the coding sequence ATGCGAGTTAGGGGATACGCACCGGCCACGCCGTGCTGGGCGGAGTACGCCGCAGCCGACGTCGCCGGAGCGACGGCGTTCTACGCGGCCATGTTCGGGTGGGAGCCGGGGGAGGTGTTCTCGCTGGACGGCAGGGCCGTGGCGGGGATCAGACCGGGCACGCCGGGACGGCCCTCCGCCTGGCTCGGGTACGTCTCGGTGGTCAGCGCGGACGACGCCGCGGTGACGGTGGCGGACGCTGGCGGCGCCGTCCTGGCGGGACCGAGCGACATCGGCCCGCGTGGCCGTACAGCGCTGTGCGCCGATGCGGAGGGGGCCGTGTTCGGGCTCTGGCAGAAGGGCAGCTTCGGCGGTGCCGAGCTCGCCAACGAGCCGGACACCCAGTGCTGGACCGAGGTCGTCGCGCGCGACGAGTCGGCCGCGGTGTCGTTCTACGGCAAGGCGTTCGGCTGGTCGGAGCGTAAGGGCGAGATCGTCGAGGGGGTGCCGTACATCGAGTGGCTGAAGGAGAGCCGGACCGTCGGCGGCCTGTCGGTCATGGATGCGCGCTACCCGCTGGACGCGCCCGCGCACTGGCGGGTCACCTTCGAGGTGAGCGACTGCGCGCGAGCGGTGGCGCGGTGCCGGGAGCTGGGCGGGCAGGTGCTGACCGGGCCGCTGGAGATGCCGGTCGGCAACTACGCGATCCTCGCCGACCCGCAGGGCGGCATGTTCGCGATCATCGAGCTGTCCGAGCTCGTCCTGGAGACGATGGGGCGCTGA
- a CDS encoding oxygenase MpaB family protein: MSAAGTDLRSTASRPVDEDCDVGLFGPDSVTWRVHAEPILYVAGVRSLFLQALHPRAIAGVVQNSNYKTDPWGRLIRTAEYVGTVVYGTTAQARSAGRRVRGVHARMRAVDPRTGEQFRVDEPELLRWVHVTEVESFVGTARRAGLALTDAEVDRYFAEQRAAAALIGLDPDTVPGSAAEVAAYYRAMRPGLAMTRECADTLRFLMAPPLPWHLGLTPARLLYTGLAATAFALQPAWARRVYGTIALPTTDVSASISVRALRLAVGVLPERLLHGPLYRDALRRAVNAGLRG; this comes from the coding sequence ATGAGCGCCGCCGGCACGGACCTCCGCTCGACCGCGTCCCGCCCTGTGGACGAGGACTGCGACGTCGGCCTGTTCGGGCCCGACTCGGTCACCTGGCGCGTGCACGCCGAGCCGATCCTGTACGTCGCGGGCGTACGCTCCCTGTTCCTGCAGGCCCTGCACCCGCGCGCCATCGCCGGGGTGGTGCAGAACTCGAACTACAAGACCGACCCGTGGGGCCGCCTGATCCGCACCGCCGAGTATGTCGGCACCGTCGTCTACGGCACCACCGCGCAGGCCAGGTCGGCCGGGCGGCGGGTGCGCGGGGTGCACGCGCGGATGCGGGCGGTCGATCCGCGTACCGGCGAGCAGTTCCGCGTCGACGAGCCGGAGCTGCTGCGCTGGGTGCACGTGACCGAGGTGGAGTCGTTCGTCGGCACCGCCCGCCGGGCCGGGCTGGCGCTGACCGACGCCGAGGTGGACCGGTACTTCGCCGAGCAGCGGGCGGCGGCCGCCCTGATCGGCCTCGACCCGGACACCGTGCCCGGCAGCGCGGCCGAGGTGGCCGCCTACTACCGGGCGATGCGCCCCGGCCTGGCGATGACCCGCGAGTGCGCCGACACGCTGCGGTTCCTGATGGCCCCACCGCTGCCGTGGCACCTGGGCCTGACCCCGGCCCGGCTGCTCTACACCGGCCTGGCGGCCACCGCGTTCGCCCTGCAACCGGCCTGGGCCCGCCGCGTCTACGGCACCATCGCCCTGCCCACCACCGACGTCTCCGCTTCCATCTCGGTCCGGGCACTCCGCCTGGCGGTCGGCGTCCTGCCCGAACGCCTCCTGCACGGCCCCCTCTACCGCGACGCCCTACGCCGCGCCGTGAACGCCGGTCTGCGCGGCTGA
- a CDS encoding alpha-amylase family protein → MRRRRLLPLALTAVLAASAVTGLTGLTAAAPAAAAPSGTKDVIVQLFEWNWPSVAAECTNFLGPRGYGYVQVSPPQEHATGQQWWVAYQPVSYRIESRKGTRAQFQSMVTTCHNAGVKVIVDAVVNHMTGVGSGTGWAGSTYTSYTYPGIYQTQDFHHCGRNGNDDIVNYNDRYEVQNCELANLADLKTESDYVRTKIAGYLNDLLSLGVDGFRLDASKHMPAADIAAIKAKLSRSAYLVQEVIFGAGEPILPTEYTGNGDVHEFRYGKDLGRVFRYEKLAYLNNFGEPWGYISTSKAVVFTDNHDTQRDGGDILTYKDNGIYALANAFMLAWPYGSPAVMSSYEFSNRDQGPPSNAAGKTNDATCFTGGWRCEHRWQVIANMVAFHNAVKGTTVVNWYDNGNNHIAFGRNGKGYLTINDEDAAVNGRSYHTNVPAGRYCDVIHGDYTGSACTGPVITVDANGWFVANVAAHDAIAIHVGAKIG, encoded by the coding sequence ATGAGACGACGCAGGCTCCTCCCACTGGCGCTGACGGCCGTCCTGGCCGCGAGCGCCGTCACCGGCCTCACCGGCCTCACCGCGGCCGCCCCCGCCGCGGCCGCCCCGTCCGGCACCAAGGACGTGATCGTCCAGCTCTTCGAGTGGAACTGGCCCTCGGTCGCCGCCGAGTGCACCAACTTCCTCGGCCCGCGCGGCTACGGCTACGTGCAGGTCTCCCCGCCGCAGGAGCACGCGACCGGCCAGCAGTGGTGGGTGGCGTATCAGCCGGTCAGCTACCGGATCGAGTCGCGCAAGGGCACCCGGGCGCAGTTCCAGTCGATGGTGACCACCTGCCACAACGCGGGCGTGAAGGTGATCGTCGACGCGGTGGTCAACCACATGACCGGCGTCGGCTCGGGCACCGGCTGGGCGGGCTCGACCTACACCTCGTACACGTATCCGGGCATCTACCAGACGCAGGACTTCCACCACTGCGGCCGCAACGGCAACGACGACATCGTCAACTACAACGACCGGTACGAGGTGCAGAACTGCGAGCTGGCCAACCTGGCCGACCTCAAGACCGAGAGCGACTACGTCCGCACCAAGATCGCGGGCTACCTCAACGACCTGCTGAGCCTCGGCGTGGACGGGTTCCGGCTGGACGCCAGCAAGCACATGCCCGCCGCCGACATCGCCGCCATCAAGGCGAAGCTGTCGCGCAGCGCGTACCTCGTGCAGGAGGTCATCTTCGGGGCGGGCGAGCCGATCCTGCCGACGGAGTACACCGGCAACGGCGACGTGCACGAGTTCCGGTACGGCAAGGACCTGGGCCGGGTGTTCCGGTACGAGAAGCTCGCCTATCTGAACAATTTCGGTGAGCCGTGGGGCTACATCTCCACGTCCAAGGCGGTCGTGTTCACCGACAACCACGACACGCAGCGCGACGGCGGGGACATCCTCACGTACAAGGACAACGGGATCTACGCGCTGGCCAACGCGTTCATGCTGGCCTGGCCGTACGGGTCGCCCGCGGTGATGAGCAGCTACGAGTTCAGCAACCGCGACCAGGGCCCGCCGTCGAACGCCGCGGGCAAGACCAACGACGCGACGTGCTTCACCGGCGGCTGGCGCTGCGAGCACCGCTGGCAGGTCATCGCGAACATGGTCGCCTTCCACAACGCGGTCAAGGGCACCACGGTCGTCAACTGGTACGACAACGGCAACAACCACATCGCGTTCGGCCGCAACGGCAAGGGCTACCTGACGATCAACGACGAGGACGCCGCGGTCAACGGGCGGTCGTACCACACGAACGTGCCCGCCGGGCGCTACTGCGACGTCATCCACGGCGACTACACGGGCAGCGCCTGCACCGGTCCGGTGATCACGGTCGACGCCAACGGCTGGTTCGTCGCCAACGTGGCGGCCCACGACGCGATCGCGATCCACGTCGGCGCGAAGATCGGATAG
- a CDS encoding NAD(P)/FAD-dependent oxidoreductase, with amino-acid sequence MNDTVIPARGGDPLHVIIAGAGLGGLCLAHSLHRSGVSAAVYERDATAESRDQGYRISLKGTGAQALRECLPPHLYDLAQATAIRQARLMAFLDDQLVPKFAKDIPPATDGGFGVNRRTLREILLAELPQVHFGRACRGYAATAGGRVEARFGDGSAAVGDLLVGADGTGSAVRAQLLPDAGHDDLGWGLYGRTPLTPDLLAATPDVLVDSFNRVTAADGSAFAAATCRPVTPYAEAVARFAPHVRLTPVADCFAWTMTVNAPLPSGVDAAGLHALAVRTAAGFHPAVRRIVAEADVAATFPVVLSSARPTGFWREPAVTLLGDAIHTMSPGRGDGANIALRDASLLGALLADAARGTMPLLRAKQEYEAQMLEYGFAAVDQSRTAPFAPPRPAPAGVPTGAPTGLPRSYAAPDHPPPLTTRRP; translated from the coding sequence ATGAACGACACCGTCATCCCCGCCCGAGGAGGAGACCCGCTGCACGTGATCATCGCCGGCGCCGGCCTCGGCGGCCTGTGCCTGGCCCACAGCCTGCACCGCAGCGGCGTCAGTGCCGCCGTCTACGAGCGCGACGCCACCGCCGAGTCCCGCGACCAGGGCTACCGCATCAGCCTCAAGGGCACCGGCGCCCAGGCGCTGCGCGAGTGCCTGCCGCCCCACCTGTACGACCTCGCCCAGGCCACCGCCATCCGCCAGGCGCGCCTGATGGCCTTCCTGGACGACCAGCTCGTGCCGAAGTTCGCCAAGGACATCCCGCCCGCCACCGACGGCGGCTTCGGCGTCAACCGGCGTACGCTGCGGGAGATCCTGCTGGCCGAGCTGCCTCAGGTGCACTTCGGCCGGGCCTGCCGCGGCTATGCGGCCACCGCCGGCGGGCGGGTCGAGGCCCGCTTCGGCGACGGCTCGGCCGCCGTCGGCGACCTGCTGGTCGGCGCCGACGGCACCGGCTCGGCCGTGCGCGCCCAGCTGCTGCCCGACGCCGGGCACGACGACCTGGGCTGGGGCCTGTACGGCCGCACCCCGCTCACCCCGGACCTGCTCGCCGCGACCCCGGACGTGCTGGTCGACAGCTTCAACCGGGTGACCGCCGCCGACGGCAGCGCGTTCGCGGCCGCCACCTGCCGCCCGGTCACGCCGTACGCCGAGGCGGTGGCGCGGTTCGCCCCGCACGTGCGGCTGACGCCGGTCGCGGACTGCTTCGCCTGGACGATGACGGTGAACGCGCCCCTGCCCAGCGGCGTGGACGCGGCCGGGCTGCACGCGCTGGCGGTGCGGACGGCGGCGGGCTTCCATCCGGCCGTACGCCGGATCGTGGCCGAGGCCGACGTGGCCGCGACCTTCCCGGTGGTGCTCAGCTCGGCGCGGCCGACGGGGTTCTGGCGCGAGCCCGCGGTGACGCTGCTCGGCGACGCGATCCACACCATGTCGCCGGGGCGCGGCGACGGCGCGAACATCGCGCTACGCGACGCGAGCCTGCTGGGCGCCCTGCTCGCCGACGCGGCGCGCGGCACGATGCCGCTGCTGCGGGCCAAGCAGGAGTACGAGGCGCAGATGCTGGAGTACGGCTTCGCCGCCGTCGACCAGTCCCGCACAGCCCCGTTCGCCCCACCGCGCCCCGCCCCGGCCGGCGTGCCGACAGGCGCCCCGACCGGCCTGCCCCGTTCCTACGCCGCCCCTGACCACCCGCCGCCCCTGACCACCCGCCGCCCCTGA
- a CDS encoding MarR family winged helix-turn-helix transcriptional regulator yields MDKRLPDFAALGGGSMLHQVSRELTNLLDRQFAEHGLTTQQAALLMHAAGGPVTPSSLRADLGTDTAGMTRLVDRLESKGLLRRSPHAEDRRAVVIELTPAGRALLPLVPPIFGRTVGRMFADFAPAEMAQFNALLRRAHANLTMP; encoded by the coding sequence ATGGACAAGCGCCTACCCGACTTCGCGGCCCTCGGCGGCGGCTCGATGCTGCACCAGGTCTCCCGGGAGCTCACCAATCTGCTGGACCGGCAGTTCGCCGAGCACGGCCTGACGACGCAGCAGGCAGCCCTGCTCATGCACGCGGCGGGCGGGCCGGTGACCCCGAGCAGCCTGCGGGCCGACCTCGGCACCGACACCGCGGGCATGACCCGGCTGGTCGACCGGCTGGAGAGCAAGGGCCTGCTGCGGCGCTCCCCGCACGCGGAGGACCGGCGGGCGGTGGTGATCGAGCTGACCCCGGCCGGGCGGGCGCTGCTGCCGCTGGTGCCGCCGATCTTCGGGCGTACGGTCGGACGGATGTTCGCCGACTTCGCCCCCGCCGAGATGGCCCAGTTCAACGCCCTGCTCCGCCGGGCGCACGCGAACCTCACCATGCCCTGA
- a CDS encoding polyprenol monophosphomannose synthase yields the protein MSSAPKTTVVVPTFNERENLPKLVELLAALNIPNLGVLVVDDNSPDGTGEVADKLAVDGPIPVSVLHRTEKNGLGRAYVAGMTRALAEGADIVIQMDADLSHPCSAIPGMLDKLAHTDAAVVLGSRYVPGGALAADWPWHRKALSAWANFYVNAILQLRVKDATAGFKAWHADTLRAIDVASVQSNGYAFQVEMNYRVVRQGLRIDEVPIRFEERAEGVSKMSLGVQLESAMVPWKLRFGKKPS from the coding sequence ATGTCCAGCGCTCCGAAGACCACCGTCGTCGTGCCGACGTTCAACGAGCGGGAGAATCTGCCCAAGCTGGTGGAGCTGCTCGCGGCGCTGAACATCCCGAACCTGGGCGTGCTGGTCGTCGACGACAACTCCCCGGACGGCACCGGCGAGGTCGCCGACAAGCTCGCCGTCGACGGGCCGATCCCGGTCAGCGTGCTGCACCGCACCGAGAAGAACGGCCTCGGCCGGGCGTACGTGGCGGGCATGACCCGGGCCCTGGCCGAAGGTGCCGACATCGTGATCCAGATGGACGCGGACCTGTCCCACCCGTGCTCGGCCATCCCCGGCATGCTGGACAAGCTCGCCCACACCGACGCCGCCGTCGTGCTCGGCTCGCGCTACGTCCCCGGCGGCGCGCTGGCCGCCGACTGGCCCTGGCACCGCAAGGCCCTGTCGGCCTGGGCGAACTTCTACGTCAACGCGATCCTCCAGCTCAGGGTCAAGGACGCCACCGCCGGCTTCAAGGCGTGGCACGCCGACACCCTGCGCGCGATCGACGTCGCGTCGGTGCAGAGCAACGGATACGCGTTCCAGGTGGAGATGAACTACCGGGTGGTGCGGCAGGGGCTGCGGATCGACGAGGTGCCGATCCGGTTCGAGGAGCGCGCCGAGGGCGTCTCCAAGATGAGCCTGGGCGTCCAGCTGGAGTCCGCGATGGTCCCCTGGAAGCTCCGCTTCGGCAAGAAGCCCAGCTGA
- a CDS encoding peroxiredoxin, translated as MIEVGTQAPDFVLKDQNNQEVRLSDFRGGKNVLLVFYPLAFTGICQGELCSVRDNIGDFANDTTQVLSVSVDSVFAHKVWADQQGYDFPLLADFWPHGAVAQAYGVFNDERGFANRGTFVIDREGVVRHAEMNLPGEARDQDGWRKALAAL; from the coding sequence ATGATCGAGGTCGGGACGCAGGCACCGGACTTCGTGCTCAAGGACCAGAACAACCAGGAAGTGCGGCTGTCGGACTTCCGCGGCGGCAAGAACGTCCTGCTGGTCTTCTACCCGCTCGCCTTCACCGGCATCTGCCAGGGTGAGCTGTGCTCGGTCCGCGACAACATCGGCGACTTCGCCAACGACACGACCCAGGTCCTGTCGGTGAGCGTCGACTCGGTCTTCGCCCACAAGGTGTGGGCCGACCAGCAGGGTTACGACTTCCCGCTGCTGGCCGACTTCTGGCCGCACGGCGCCGTCGCGCAGGCGTACGGGGTCTTCAACGACGAGCGCGGCTTCGCCAACCGGGGCACCTTCGTCATCGACCGCGAGGGCGTCGTGCGCCACGCCGAGATGAACCTGCCTGGTGAGGCGCGTGACCAGGACGGCTGGCGCAAGGCGCTCGCCGCGCTGTGA
- a CDS encoding DUF3052 domain-containing protein encodes MSATAGQAAEGVRSLADRFGIEPDMVVMEMGYDDDVDFELRDALADACGSDLVDEDTDEVVDAVLVWYREDDGDLVDLLVDSIAPLAESGVVWLLTPKSGRPGHVEPSEIAEAAPTAGLTQTSTLSAGKDWSAARLVAPKAARAPKR; translated from the coding sequence GTGAGCGCGACCGCTGGTCAGGCCGCCGAGGGCGTACGCAGCCTGGCGGACCGGTTCGGTATCGAGCCGGACATGGTGGTCATGGAGATGGGGTACGACGACGACGTCGACTTCGAGCTCCGTGACGCCCTGGCCGACGCATGCGGATCAGATCTGGTCGACGAGGACACCGACGAGGTCGTCGACGCGGTGCTGGTGTGGTACCGCGAGGACGACGGGGACCTGGTCGACCTGCTAGTCGATTCCATCGCCCCACTCGCCGAGAGCGGCGTGGTGTGGCTGCTGACGCCCAAATCAGGCCGGCCCGGACACGTCGAGCCGAGCGAGATCGCCGAGGCGGCACCCACCGCCGGGCTCACCCAGACTTCCACCCTCAGCGCCGGCAAGGACTGGAGCGCGGCGCGGTTGGTGGCACCGAAGGCGGCGCGCGCCCCCAAGCGCTGA
- a CDS encoding thiamine pyrophosphate-dependent enzyme, protein MLCCVSTSHDLDERFRGALTAWSHQPTTTPAADPHATVRGDSALTAAQARELFDAQVTSRHLDLAARRLRADGAGFYTIGSAGHEGNAAVAAALRPTDPALLHYRSGAFYCARAAQLPDGKVDPIRDVLRGIVASAAEPIAGGRHKVFGSTELNIIPTTSTIASHLPRAVGLAFAIERARQGGDALRAGRHAAPEADVALPPWPRDAIAVCSFGDASVNHASATAAFNTAGWSDFTGLRLPLLFVCEDNGLGISVRSPAGWVGAALKARPGLRYHHADGCDLAQTYAVARSAVAWVRRHRRPAVLHLRTVRLMGHAGADAELAYRAPAEIEHDLALDPLLRTARLLIDSGQATAPELLSRYDELGWRVRHAAAQVREEPKLASAAEVVAPLAPRRPLRVARSVTGAGERAAGALLAARTEAFGGTAPERGGALTLAQSINATLTDLLLTHPQALVFGEDVARKGGVYGVTKGLRDRFGPARVFDTLLDETSILGLGLGAGLGGMLPIPEIQYLAYLHNAEDQLRGEAASMRFFSQGAYRNPMVVRVAGLAYQKGFGGHFHNDHSVAVLRDIPGLVVAAPARPDDAAAMLRTCVAAAEVDGTVSVFLEPIALYHTRDLHTDGDGGWTAPYAPPARWGDTHVPVGRARGYSFGATDELTIITFGNGVRMSLRVAARLAEAGHGCRVVDLRWLAPLPVADIVREAAATGRVLVVDETRRTGGVAEGVLATLVDAGYVGLARRIAAVDTFLPLGPAADHVLVGEDAIERAARALLAV, encoded by the coding sequence ATGCTGTGCTGCGTGAGCACCTCTCATGATCTCGACGAACGGTTCCGCGGCGCGCTGACAGCCTGGTCCCACCAGCCCACCACGACACCGGCCGCCGATCCCCATGCGACGGTGCGCGGTGACAGCGCCCTGACCGCCGCCCAGGCGCGCGAGCTGTTCGACGCCCAGGTCACCAGCCGCCACCTCGACCTGGCCGCGCGCCGCCTGCGCGCCGACGGGGCCGGTTTCTACACCATCGGCTCGGCCGGGCACGAGGGCAACGCGGCCGTCGCCGCCGCGCTGCGGCCCACCGACCCGGCGCTGCTGCACTACCGCTCCGGCGCATTCTACTGCGCCCGCGCCGCCCAGCTGCCCGACGGCAAGGTCGACCCGATCCGCGACGTGCTGCGGGGCATCGTCGCCAGCGCGGCAGAGCCGATCGCGGGCGGGCGGCACAAGGTCTTCGGCAGCACCGAGCTGAACATCATCCCGACCACCTCGACCATCGCCTCGCACCTGCCGCGCGCGGTCGGGCTCGCGTTCGCGATCGAGCGGGCCCGGCAGGGCGGCGACGCGCTGCGGGCCGGGCGGCACGCCGCGCCCGAGGCCGACGTCGCGCTGCCGCCGTGGCCGCGGGACGCGATCGCGGTGTGCTCGTTCGGCGACGCCTCGGTCAACCACGCCAGCGCCACCGCCGCGTTCAACACCGCGGGCTGGTCCGACTTCACCGGCCTGCGGCTGCCGCTGCTCTTCGTGTGCGAGGACAACGGGCTGGGCATCAGCGTCCGCTCGCCCGCGGGCTGGGTCGGCGCCGCGCTCAAGGCCCGCCCCGGCCTGCGCTACCACCACGCCGACGGCTGCGACCTGGCCCAGACGTACGCGGTGGCCCGCTCCGCGGTCGCCTGGGTGCGCCGCCACCGCCGCCCCGCCGTGCTGCACCTGCGTACGGTCCGGCTGATGGGCCACGCCGGGGCCGACGCCGAGCTGGCCTACCGGGCGCCCGCCGAGATCGAGCACGACCTGGCCCTGGACCCGCTGCTGCGCACCGCGCGGCTGCTCATCGACTCCGGCCAGGCCACCGCGCCGGAGCTGCTCAGCCGCTACGACGAGCTCGGCTGGCGGGTGCGCCACGCCGCCGCCCAGGTGCGCGAGGAGCCCAAGCTCGCCTCGGCGGCCGAGGTCGTCGCCCCGCTGGCCCCGCGCCGCCCGCTGCGGGTGGCCCGCAGTGTCACCGGGGCGGGCGAACGTGCCGCCGGTGCGCTGCTGGCGGCCCGTACCGAGGCGTTCGGCGGCACCGCGCCCGAGCGCGGCGGGGCGCTGACCCTGGCCCAGAGCATCAACGCGACTCTGACCGACCTGCTGCTGACCCACCCGCAGGCGCTGGTCTTCGGCGAGGACGTGGCCCGCAAGGGCGGCGTGTACGGCGTCACCAAGGGCCTGCGCGACCGGTTCGGCCCGGCCCGGGTCTTCGACACGCTGCTGGACGAGACGTCCATCCTCGGCCTCGGGCTGGGCGCGGGGCTGGGCGGCATGCTGCCGATCCCCGAGATCCAGTACCTGGCGTACCTGCACAACGCCGAGGACCAGCTGCGGGGCGAGGCGGCCAGCATGCGGTTCTTCTCACAGGGGGCGTACCGCAATCCGATGGTGGTGCGCGTCGCCGGGCTGGCGTACCAGAAGGGCTTCGGCGGGCACTTCCACAACGACCACTCGGTGGCCGTCCTGCGCGACATCCCGGGCCTGGTCGTGGCCGCCCCGGCGCGGCCCGACGACGCCGCCGCGATGCTGCGCACCTGCGTGGCGGCGGCCGAGGTCGACGGCACCGTCAGCGTCTTCCTGGAGCCCATCGCGCTCTACCACACCCGCGACCTGCACACCGACGGCGACGGCGGCTGGACGGCGCCCTACGCCCCGCCCGCGCGCTGGGGCGACACGCACGTGCCCGTCGGACGCGCCCGCGGCTACAGCTTCGGCGCCACCGACGAGCTGACCATCATCACCTTCGGCAACGGCGTACGCATGTCGCTGCGGGTCGCGGCCCGCCTGGCCGAGGCGGGCCACGGCTGCCGCGTCGTCGACCTGCGCTGGCTGGCCCCGCTGCCGGTCGCCGACATCGTCCGCGAGGCCGCCGCCACCGGCCGGGTCCTGGTCGTCGACGAGACCCGCCGCACCGGCGGCGTCGCCGAGGGCGTGCTCGCGACCCTGGTCGACGCCGGATACGTCGGCCTGGCCCGCCGGATCGCGGCCGTCGACACGTTCCTGCCGCTGGGGCCCGCCGCCGACCACGTGCTGGTCGGCGAGGACGCCATCGAGCGGGCCGCGAGAGCGCTCCTGGCGGTGTGA